Below is a window of Neofelis nebulosa isolate mNeoNeb1 chromosome 8, mNeoNeb1.pri, whole genome shotgun sequence DNA.
cccacccaccgCCCATCCAGTGGAAGTGCTTGCCTACTCTCTGCAGACAAGTCCTAGGAAAATGTAACCCCCAAACTTTCGGACAAAGGGCACACAAACAGCTTGCAACAGCTATTAGGTCACTTTGCAATGAAGGCTCAAGGGAACACTGGATCAAgggctacaaaaaaaaaaagatggagtggtaaaacagaagaaaacatcttAACTGGAATAAAGCCTTCTATTCAAAACCCAAGCAGGGTCCTTGTCCTTTGAGGCATAAGAGGTGCAAAGAGAACGGCAAGACAACAGGAATAAAACCCACATGAATCACTGTGGCATCCAGTTTCTATTCACAAAGAAAAAGCTCCAgtccatcttttaatttttttgaaaaattcctGACATTACAGAACTAAACTGAAATGTATTAATATTCCACTCTTACATTTCCatgacaaacagaaaaaaaaaaaattcatgagccaaaaaaaggggggaggggagaagcttataaaactaaatatggaTCTCAGCATTAACAGCTGAACAGAGAAAGGAATTAAAacgctttaattaaaaaatcacgAGTGGATGATAAAGTGTGTAGAAACTGAAAATTTACAAACTATTTAAAACCTGGAATCGCTGACTGTTCAGAAACTACACAGATGGATCATGGGTGGTGGTGAACAGCAGAAAGGGATTATGGATGAATCTGCATTGTTCTAGCTGCTCCCCATGCCACCCGTCTCCGAGGAAAGCCtgtaacacaaaaaataaacaactcaaaTTAGTTTTCTGAATGCCCAGCTGCACCTCACCTCCAAGAACTGTTAGCCTAGTTGGTGAGATGTGAAGGAGTACATAGTGTTTCAATATCAAGGGAGACGTTTAAAGATTTGTTGGATTGGTACTTGGTACCAGGATCCTGTAACCCCTGCAATCCAAGCTTCCTGAGCCAAATTACCTCAGAACAGAAGGAAACAGACTCTGTTACCAACTGTGGGTGTTCTTCTAATGATGCTCTTTGGAATATTTGTGGGAGATGTTAAATGCTTTCCAAAAATATGCCACACACTAAAACCTCCTCTTACAGGGTCACAATACACAGAagcaacttttctttctttactgagCTTATTTTAGCTCCTCCCAAGCTACTGATAGAAAGCAGCTTAGGAAACATTTATCTGAAAGTAGCTCCATGAGGCTAATGTTGAAACATCAAAAAAGGCTTCAGTCCTGGGGTTTTTCTAGCACTGTGAAGGTTATTCctattaagaaaatcctaaacGCTAGGAGATGTTAAAAGAACACCAAGTATAGTTTAAGTATGGGTCAAGAATTATACCCAACCCATAGTTTTCAGGACTTAAAAAAAGCAGAAGCCAACATGTTTCAACAACTCCCTAGTTCATTCTAGAAGCTCCGAAAACCTGTTGTTTCCTTAAGCTAAATTCTCCATCCAAACATACCCAGCTACGAtgccttctgtctcaaaaatatcaTTTGAGGTCCTGGAACCCAATTTTGGGCTCTGATGGAAAAGTAAGCATTTAGTCTGCTTCACTGATTACTGCACAGTCAGCAAGTCTTAGCTCCCACTTTGAACAGAACTATATGTGTAACAGTTTCAATTCCTAAATTTAGTTCATAAAAATCTTTAACTGTCATAACCTATTTGTGGTATCTagtcaaaagaaaatgaatggtaTTCTGTCATCTCCATCCCTTCCACAACAATGTAAAACCAAAGGCTGGTCCGAAGGGGGGACGGGGGTGACGAGGACACCCAAGATCCAGGAAACAGGTCAACTACaaactgtatttaattttatatctgaAATTCTATTTCTACCTCAGCATAAAGGGGAATAGTTCTTTAAGGGGGCTGATTCTTGCCAACATCAAAATAGGAGGACCTAGGGCAACACAAACTGTAAGCCCTGAACGAAAGAGTTTAGTGAGGAGTGAAGTTTTAGGAAAGGAGCTGCTGGAAACAGTTTAGATCTAGGACCCAAAGAAATCAAGTTCATGCAAGAAGGTGATGACACTCTAGCACCAAAAAGAACTCAAAGAACTATCCAGAATTTATACACACCCTAAGCATTGATTGAGGCAGGAGGTATAGAAGGGGCAAGAAGGGAAAAACCCAACCGTAATCACACTAAGGACACTATGATAGAAGGACCACATGGGGGAGccgaaaagtttttaaaaattgaacatcAAGTACCTTTGGTGGTGGCAGTCGACACCTTAaacctctgcttccttccccacaaTCCTCCTTTAGGGAATACTCATTAGGTAAAGAGGCCTTCTAATCAAGaactagataaaataaaaaccaggtcTCTTGGGGCAGGGGGGGATGGTACCAGCAAAATTAAGTTgtaactacagaaagcttatgaagggaaAGCTGGACCATATGATAAAGGAGCAGCCAGCAACTAACAAGAAAAACTACCTGGACAGGTTGCTCCTCTAGTCGTTTATGCAGACTTGGGACAAGTTACTAATTCATAGGGCCAACCTGGGATTGAGGGACCACAATGGCATGAGATAATACATTGCAACACTGACAagcaattagtttttttttttaacactgtaaaccaaatggggtgtgtgtgtgtgtgctgggcgggggggggggggggggggcgcagatgGCAGGAATTTCTACACTAGTTCTCTAATGCCTTGCGAAGAACCGTATACATTCAGGTTGAATTGAAGACTATCAGAGGCCTTCTGCCACCACACCTACAGCATTTCTGGTCTTTTGTGGAGGCAGAACTGTGGTCCTTGGGATAAGGAAAATAAGGCTTCAGggagattaaaagtacacttgAGGGAAAGTGAAGTTGTTACTGCCAACTAGTCACTCATGTGATCTGTGAACTTAAATTctccaaggcttttttttttttttaatctgataagGGAGTGGATTGGTGAGTTATAGCTGACCTTAAAGGTTCCCAGTTTAGAATTCTCAATTCATGACAGGGCTGGTGGGAGACAGAAGGGTGGGCAGGGAATAGAAGGAAGGGTAAAGGGACTTAATCAGGGTTGGTTTAGGATGACTGGAGAATCCTGTCAAATTCTGGGTGATGTTACAGTTGCTTGTTCAAGATCTACCCAGTGTCAGAGGAAGAGGGGTTAATTCTCATTCAGAGGAACGCAGACAAAAGCCAGCAAACTTTATTGGACTTTTCCCAACTTGCCTCCTCATTCTAGGTAAAGAAGTAACTTCTTTATATGTATGTTCTGTAAAAGATCCTCAAAGTAACCACTAACCAGAGGAAACAAGCCTGGGATGGACACCCTTGTTACCTGCTATTGGCAAGGTAAGGGATTTTAGAAGTCAGAGAAACTGTTCTCACTAAAGAATCTTAATGGCAATTATGGAAGACCCTCAGGATTTAATCTGCTGCAGGCCCATCTCCTTTTGTGGGGAATGACAAAGGACGACAACTAAATTAACCAGGGATACAAACAAGCCCGAGTCAGTTTTATACAATCCCTAAATTGAGTAGCCACAGGTCACAAGCTCCCCACCCCTTTACCCTTCACAGCACACAATCAACTAAAGTTCTTACTGTGGCAACTTTATTACAGCTAGAAACACAAATCTGGCCAAGAAGGCCTGCTGATAaccattaaataattaaaaaaaaaagttaacggAGAAGCTTTTATTCATtaacacagagcctaacacatTGTTATATTGCAATGCAGAATAAAGCTACAAAAAAgtaacagaatgaaaaagaagagcaagaacTGTGGCTCTAGATAAAGAATTCAACAAgtcagactctgaaacaggcacTCCGATGAAATGGCCTAAACCTAACCCCAGGTTAccattgcccccacccccaccctgttaTTCCCAAAATAGTAAAAAGGAAACGGTCACAAGCTCACAATTGTTTGGTTCTCACCAAtgttaacaaagaaaaacaaaataaaccaaggaATACTTGAGGGGGTGCCTCAAGATATTCAATCAGTAGGGGGAGAATCTCTGTTTCTCGCCTTTCAGTTTGTTAGTTACACATGGCACggcagaggtggtggtggtggtagctGAAGCCCCGGTACCCTTAGCAGCAGACACAACATTTAGAGCCAGGAGAGGGATGGGTTTCATGCCAAGCAGACTGGAGACACAAGGGGCGGTCGGAAGAGGGTTGGGGAGGCTGGAGGGTGCGTCGGAGGTCCCCGCTGTGGCGAgcgagggggtggtggtggaggaggaagaagaagaagaaggggtgGAGGGTTGAGAGAGGTTGATGCTGAGGTGATCAGGGATCGTGACGGAGGCTGCCTGGGAGGAGGGTTTAGCGTTTTCTAAACtgtaacagaggaaaaaaaggaacaaaaaaaaaagggtgggtggaagggaagaccacaaaagggaaaaagtaCAGGACAAAAACTGCTTGTTATCAGTTAAGTGCCTCTGGTTGCACATTAGGAAGACCTAATACCAACTTGTGATAAGCTACCTTTCTTTAAGTCTGTGTCCCACCCTCTAAAAATGTATACTTTGCCAAATTCCATTCCACGATGCTATTTAAAACTGCTATGGTGAAGGAAAAGCTGACAGactgagaaaagaaatcacacaGAGCACACTTCCGTGTATCTGACACATGAATCCAACTCAGGAGTCAAAGGATttcaaagtagaaaatgaaagaatacttGTATCAATCTccaaacaaagaacaaatgtctCTCACCCACCAATCACTTGTGAAGCTGTGGAATATTAtacagaattagaaaattttcCCCCTAGCACTGAAGTTTGCTTCCATCTCCACAGCAAACTAACCAATATATCACGATGGGAAAGGACAAGAAACCAAAGTAGGTCActaatttcaaaactttaaagaatgtagcattttcaaagaaaaatgctGAGAACAGAAGTATAGATAAGAACTAGGAAAGCTTCATTTCTGGTAGGAGGAGGGGGTGAGAAAAAAAGCCTTTTGTTTTTGACTGATCATACTTCTAATAGAGACCTTACAGAACTGGAACATACTCCTGCACTGCTgaaaacctcatttaaaaatataaaaatacgcctctattcttaaaataaactctaaataatAGTAATGACCTGGCAGCTCCCAAATGCCTGCATGTTTCTAAAGCAGAACTGCAGTATTTGCTGAGAACTGTCTGGACAACCTGCCCCACAAGTTTaactctttaagggcagggaccctCCTCTTAAGAATCCATTTTGTTTACCGAAGTCCAGAGACCCTTACAATCCATAAAGCAGGGGATAAAGAAAGGACTCAGACTGACAGAATAAGAGCAGAAACACTCAGACTCCATTACTGAAAGCAGAGAAATCTTTCTTGCCTGGTAGTAAAACTAGTTTGCTTTTTGTATTCAAACTGGGCCAAGATGGGGAAGTGAAGAGTATGCTTTGTGCCTGTAGTCTTTGCTTCGGTGTTAAATGAAGCTTTAAAAAGTTGTAACACAAATTCAGTTTGGACAGTTTCATTAAATAGGATGACTCTAAATAACCAGCCATTCAATAAAATAAGGATGATCCTGAAAAGAGTGACTGAATCAGGAAACTCTGGTGAAGTTCTGGTTCCTTCCAATGTAGACACTGACCCAGGTACAGGAGTCAAACCGCTTCCATTTAAGCACTACCTGACAATATTCAGAGCAAGCCTACCCAAGCAGAAGAAAGCCATCTCCAGCTTCCAAGAACATGATTCTCGCCACTTAACTCCTCCCCATACCCCAATTAGAAACAAGACAACAAACCTTTCCAAACAGCCTATGCAGAAAGTTTACCACCATTTCACACTGAAATGTTAAGAATCTGATGTGCTTGGTAGCAGAAGAAAGCAGATCTAGACACAAAAAAGTCTTTTTCTACATAAATACTAGTAAGTACCTCAAGACATTAAAAGGCTTCAGGCAAAAGTCAAAACCACTGGGGAATTGATAAATTCTTAACCAGGAGATAAAAGacaatggaataaatacaaaGTCAGTGACTATAAATGTAATACGGACTTCATTTGTATGAATTCCTTTCCCCTGAACTCTTAACACCTTTTATGCGCAACAAAGACTGAATAGTTTTAACAGAGGTAAATGACAACTAGACAAAAATCTACAGAAAAAGGATGGCTAAGCCCCTTGGGCAATGGCTAACTGGCTTAGAATGTTAGTAAGCAATTAAAAACATGACTTAAGCACTTGTGCTGAGAAAGCAAGAAATATAAATGCCTTGTAGAATGCCCACTGGAATGGTCCTGCTACAACTATCTTGTGTGGTAACATCAGCTCGGTTtggtaaagaaaaatgaaacctcAGAAGTCATTAAGGTATGAGatggtgggagaaaaaaaaaaaaagaaagaaagaaaacatactagACATTCCTGAAATATTCCCAAACCTATGCCTCCCCTTTCCCACAAGCTGTGAACAATGGAACACATTTGCAATTTGAGAAAAATGGATGTTTTCAGAGTAAGTGGTAATGGTTGCTTCCCAGAAACTACCTTGCTGTCACACATTTTTCTTGTATCAATTAGGGCGTTTTGGAGACTAAACCCaatcaatgaaagaaatactGGTCTATGATACATACAGCAAAGGACCTACATTTGGTTTTAAGTCACTATAGGTGCTCTGGTCAGAGCACTATTCTGCTAGTGAAGTCATACTCTTTCCACTCCTAAAAATAGCAAGTCAAATGCAAgccttctgtccccctcccccatacaATTTTATTACAATCTGGTTACTTTCTCTGCTAcactaaaaatggattaaggtAGGGCTAGACTTAAACTTTATTGCCATCTCCACCCatccccactcccatcccccaAATACTCCCACATTTAGTAATACATTGTAGCTTTCCCCAAAACACACATTACTTGTGTTGCCACCAACAAGAcaaaaaaggcagggagggaaccCTTACCTGACATTGATTAGATATTGAGCCAGGCTAATGCTGGCAGCAGATCCAGTGATGGTAACCTGCCTATCAGTAGATCCTTCCACTGGGTTCGCAATTTTGATCTGCGCCCCAGACATCTGACGGATCTCATTGATTTTGGCGCCTTGGCGCCCGATTATGCAGCCAAtcaacttaaggaaaaaaaaacaaggcacacCAAATTAAGAATTGCATGGCTAGGTCCAAGAATTCCATCCTACCCCTCCAGCCTTTTATAGCTCCAGTCCATGATAATGGGAACAGAAACTACTATCTGCATTCTACACACTCTACTCACTGTTGATTTAAAAACTTGAGTTATAGACTGCATCTCAACTTGTGCCCTATTGTTTTGTCTGACCACTAACAGGTCAGAGCCAACTCTCAGCTGACTGACTCCTAGTAACATCAGCTTATTTCCTCAGGGTACTAACTagacaaaataaaacaggcaACATCGTAACAAACCAGTTTATCATGGCAAGGGACAATAAAGGTCTCTGTTTTTTGGCAACAAAGATGCCAAATTCATCCTGCTAGGATTACCATTTTAATACACCGGTAAGAATTCTAGCTAATTTCGAATGCTTTTCCttcagaaaaaagtaaaaacttggGTCTCCATTCATACTGTCTGATACTGTACACTAATAACGTGATACTGAACACATTTAATGTAGATAGTGAGACTGAGAAACTGaggttaattattttattattctcacaatttaaatagccacatgtggttagtgaCTATTATGCTGGACAACACAGAACATTCAACTGCTGCTTTAAGTATAAGGCTTCAGATTATACAAGAAGCCAAGGCCGATGGGATATTCTATCTGAAACAAAAAGGTTCTTTCTGCCTCATGAAACCTCAACACAATAGTGTTATCAATTTTCTCCATCAGTTTTTATTCAGATTctacatactttaaaatttttaatttgggatcttttttaaaaaacccattttCTTCCCTAGGTCTTGTAAGTGGCATGACACTGCATCAACACTCTTTTTTATCCCATGAAACCCTATTAACTATACTTACATCGTTTGGAATGGTGAGTTCATGAGAAGTAGTCTGAGCAGATGCATCCAAACCTGCTAAAAGACAGAAGAGAGCAAGGAAGTTCAATGCAAAGCATACAAACCCCCCACTGATTTGCACATTAACCTAACAGAAGGAAACAAACTGGAAACCCAGCATTGGCTGTTGGGATTCATCACTAACTTGGAAGCCTCCaaagaggaaagagggggaaagggtACAGAAATAATGCTGGAAAGGTTCCTCTGTACACTCAGAAGAGCTGATTTCATGCCATTTCCTGCAAAGCCCAGCCTATTAGCATATAAGGGGATGGAAGCAAGGGGCAAGGGAATGTAGTATACTCAAAAAGGACCAAAATCTAACCAAGTCCTTCTGCACTGCTCCCCTTTTCTGCTTAGGATTTCCTGCTGCTGTTGTGTTCCAATTTTATCTCACCTGATGCTCACTAGCACCAGTGCCAATATCATGCCTGTTACTGGGTACCATGGGCTTTTGGCACACATGCAGAGTTGCTTTAAATATACCTGTATCAGATTAACACCTCCCCCAATCCTAACCTACACTTGAAGGTCAGAGAGAATGAAATGGCAGCCAGGTGAGGAAAGTTTATTTCTCCAGATTTATTCCCTGTCTTTTGCTCAATTGCTCAGTAATttgttctggtttttattttgttttccaaagaaaaagaaaaaaatcccattagcAAACACTCATACCCATCAATAATACTGACATCTGGACCCAACCAGGTCAGCTGGCTAACTCTCAAAGCTAGTCTTGCTCTCAGCTGTGGCTGCTAAACTCAACATTTTTAGAAGGGGGTTGGCCAGATCCATCAAGGGACCCTCAGGGGCACCAGGCCCACCCCTTTGCTCTCTCAGCTCCTTTCTGCCATGTGCATGTTGCTGGTATGTCATGGGCAGTGAAACAAGACTCCCACCAGTTTATTAATATAACAGTAGAatactacagatttttttttttaatcattaccCCAATAGCCTTTCACCTCTGGAGAGCTGGATTCAATGCCTGTTAAGATACAAGTGAAAATGAGTTTGGTGGTCTCATCCTAACCCTATCGGACAAGTTATTccttatacagaaaaaaaaaaccccaaaaacaaaacaaaacaaaaacaactacacAATTTGGCACAAATGGATTCTCTACCCAGATCTGTGAATAGCTggtggagagaaagggggtgCCAATCAGATCAAAGGGGCAGCAGTGAGGATGGGTTAGAAGAAATATCAGCCTACCCTTTGCCTGACAAGCATCCCCAGACCTCACCCCAAACCTTCCAGGGCCTTTTTTTATTAGAATAACTCACCCCAAATGAAAACCAAGTTAACAAACACATTACCTCTTTCAGTTTAGCGATAGAAGACAGGCAAGTTTAAACCAGCAGGATGCTGGGTAATGAAGTATGTTTTAAACAGATGTCAAACTGAGACCTTGGGGCTGGCCTCTGTCTTGCACTAcaccttacagaaataaacacTGAGGTATCCATACCACTGAATCCGGTGTTGCCATGCGTCATGGGAAAATGAGACTGTTGCATTGCCAACTGGTGCAGCTTGGTCAACTGCAGGGAGGAAACAGGAGAGGTTGGCATTAGAAGAGTAAGAGAGCCAGGGCTCACGCACATTCAAATTTGAAAATGCAGAGCTCCTGATCCCCAAAGTTGACTCTACTACTCAAACTACAACATAGGATGGGGCTTATACCACAATCCTGGGGATGGGGCAAAATATGAAGGTAAGGGTTAGAAATAGAAAGGGCACAGTAAAGAGAATGAATGCATTTTAGGTGTGTGAAAGAAAAGCAGCAGCACCTGCCCAACAACCATCCCCTTGTGGGCTACTTAATGAAGGTGTTTGCAGCCATTGCAACAGTTGCCCCAGGGACAAGCACAGACAGGCTAGGTAAACAAACTGTGCAGTGGTGCTAGGGAAACACACCATGCAGGGTTCTGTCATTatcaggaggagggaaggagatgaGGGGGCAGGGAGACTGCAAGGAGGAGAAAGATTAAGATGAAACCAAACTGGACTCAGCACCCCCTCACCAAAAGATTTCTACAGCGTTTCTTCTTCACCTATATATACACTACCCTGGCAGTTCTACAACAATCCCTCCTCAAGGCTACTTTCTCTCTTGGGCCAAACACTAACCAAGAACCAAACCCAAGTTCCCAAGTCTAATGCTCAGCACCTGAAAGGGTTAGTAATGATAGAGAAAAGTGCAGAAAGAAAATGCCCTTAAAGGAAATCTGAATACCAGCACTTTTAAGTAGGAGTTTTTAGTGGCAAGAAAGGTTTTATGGAGTTCAATTCCCAAATATTCAGCTTCTTATTCTTCCCTGTGTAAATAAGCCCCTTTTCCACCCCTCCAGATGCTTTTTAAATTGTCACCTCAAATTGAGGAGTACAGTACCCAAGGGCAAACCCAAcctcccactcctcccccacaGAAAGGACTCCATGAAGAGATGCAGTCAGTCCACTGTCAATTTAGACTGTGCCCTGGAATAACAAATGATAATACACcacagaacatttcttttttagacACAGTAATCTGGAAAACAGGATAAAATAGAATCTAATAATTTGCTGGATTATAATTTCCAGTGATTATATTATCAGAAGGCAAACAAGGTGCTACTATGCCCTAATTACAGATTACTTAAGGGCCAAAAGATGGGGTTCACCTTGTGAGGAAAACAATACTCCATATGCTTAAGACCCAACTCACTTCTGCCTATGTGGAAGAAAGAGTGAGACAATTTTGGATGGGAAAGGGAACTTTTCAAAAcaagaagtgaaaacaaaacttACATCTGGCTGTGGAATGGCATACTGTCCTTGAATGGTATAGGCCTACAAAAGGAGGAAAACAGTTCCTATTAAAGAAAACCAATCAGGGACAGCCacc
It encodes the following:
- the PCBP2 gene encoding poly(rC)-binding protein 2 isoform X13 codes for the protein MDTGVIEGGLNVTLTIRLLMHGKEVGSIIGKKGESVKKMREESGARINISEGNCPERIITLAGPTNAIFKAFAMIIDKLEEDISSSMTNSTAASRPPVTLRLVVPASQCGSLIGKGGCKIKEIRESTGAQVQVAGDMLPNSTERAITIAGIPQSIIECVKQICVVMLETLSQSPPKGVTIPYRPKPSSSPVIFAGGQLTKLHQLAMQQSHFPMTHGNTGFSAGLDASAQTTSHELTIPNDLIGCIIGRQGAKINEIRQMSGAQIKIANPVEGSTDRQVTITGSAASISLAQYLINVSLENAKPSSQAASVTIPDHLSINLSQPSTPSSSSSSSTTTPSLATAGTSDAPSSLPNPLPTAPCVSSLLGMKPIPLLALNVVSAAKGTGASATTTTTSAVPCVTNKLKGEKQRFSPY
- the PCBP2 gene encoding poly(rC)-binding protein 2 isoform X9, which codes for MDTGVIEGGLNVTLTIRLLMHGKEVGSIIGKKGESVKKMREESGARINISEGNCPERIITLAGPTNAIFKAFAMIIDKLEEDISSSMTNSTAASRPPVTLRLVVPASQCGSLIGKGGCKIKEIRESTGAQVQVAGDMLPNSTERAITIAGIPQSIIECVKQICVVMLETLSQSPPKGVTIPYRPKPSSSPVIFAGGQLTKLHQLAMQQSHFPMTHGNTGFSGIESSSPEVKGYWAGLDASAQTTSHELTIPNDLIGCIIGRQGAKINEIRQMSGAQIKIANPVEGSTDRQVTITGSAASISLAQYLINVSLENAKPSSQAASVTIPDHLSINLSQPSTPSSSSSSSTTTPSLATAGTSDAPSSLPNPLPTAPCVSSLLGMKPIPLLALNVVSAAKGTGASATTTTTSAVPCVTNKLKGEKQRFSPY
- the PCBP2 gene encoding poly(rC)-binding protein 2 isoform X8, with the protein product MDTGVIEGGLNVTLTIRLLMHGKEVGSIIGKKGESVKKMREESGARINISEGNCPERIITLAGPTNAIFKAFAMIIDKLEEDISSSMTNSTAASRPPVTLRLVVPASQCGSLIGKGGCKIKEIRESTGAQVQVAGDMLPNSTERAITIAGIPQSIIECVKQICVVMLETLSQSPPKGVTIPYRPKPSSSPVIFAGGQAYTIQGQYAIPQPDLTKLHQLAMQQSHFPMTHGNTGFSAGLDASAQTTSHELTIPNDLIGCIIGRQGAKINEIRQMSGAQIKIANPVEGSTDRQVTITGSAASISLAQYLINVSLENAKPSSQAASVTIPDHLSINLSQPSTPSSSSSSSTTTPSLATAGTSDAPSSLPNPLPTAPCVSSLLGMKPIPLLALNVVSAAKGTGASATTTTTSAVPCVTNKLKGEKQRFSPY
- the PCBP2 gene encoding poly(rC)-binding protein 2 isoform X6, which codes for MDTGVIEGGLNVTLTIRLLMHGKEVGSIIGKKGESVKKMREESGARINISEGNCPERIITLAGPTNAIFKAFAMIIDKLEEDISSSMTNSTAASRPPVTLRLVVPASQCGSLIGKGGCKIKEIRESTGAQVQVAGDMLPNSTERAITIAGIPQSIIECVKQICVVMLETLSQSPPKGVTIPYRPKPSSSPVIFAGGQAYTIQGQYAIPQPDLTKLHQLAMQQSHFPMTHGNTGFSGIESSSPEVKGYWAGLDASAQTTSHELTIPNDLIGCIIGRQGAKINEIRQMSGAQIKIANPVEGSTDRQVTITGSAASISLAQYLINVSLENAKPSSQAASVTIPDHLSINLSQPSTPSSSSSSSTTTPSLATAGTSDAPSSLPNPLPTAPCVSSLLGMKPIPLLALNVVSAAKGTGASATTTTTSAVPCVTNKLKGEKQRFSPY
- the PCBP2 gene encoding poly(rC)-binding protein 2 isoform X3; protein product: MDTGVIEGGLNVTLTIRLLMHGKEVGSIIGKKGESVKKMREESGARINISEGNCPERIITLAGPTNAIFKAFAMIIDKLEEDISSSMTNSTAASRPPVTLRLVVPASQCGSLIGKGGCKIKEIRESTGAQVQVAGDMLPNSTERAITIAGIPQSIIECVKQICVVMLESPPKGVTIPYRPKPSSSPVIFAGGQDRYSTGSDSASFPHTTPSMCLNPDLEGPPLEAYTIQGQYAIPQPDLTKLHQLAMQQSHFPMTHGNTGFSGIESSSPEVKGYWAGLDASAQTTSHELTIPNDLIGCIIGRQGAKINEIRQMSGAQIKIANPVEGSTDRQVTITGSAASISLAQYLINVSLENAKPSSQAASVTIPDHLSINLSQPSTPSSSSSSSTTTPSLATAGTSDAPSSLPNPLPTAPCVSSLLGMKPIPLLALNVVSAAKGTGASATTTTTSAVPCVTNKLKGEKQRFSPY